The following proteins are co-located in the Lentibacillus sp. JNUCC-1 genome:
- the spoVT gene encoding stage V sporulation protein T — protein sequence MKATGIVRRIDDLGRVVVPKEIRRTLRIREGDPLEIFVDRDGEVILKKYSPINELGNFAQEYAEALFDSLNHPVLICDRDEVIAVAGESKKDYLNKHIGPELEKALENRTTLLETDTSAVELLEDKEEDIQSYCLSPIIANGDPIGSVILFSREETIGEVEEKSVATAASFLAKQME from the coding sequence ATGAAAGCAACTGGTATCGTAAGACGCATTGATGATCTGGGCCGGGTTGTTGTCCCGAAAGAAATTAGAAGAACATTGCGTATTCGCGAAGGTGATCCACTGGAGATTTTCGTTGATCGTGATGGCGAGGTCATTTTAAAAAAGTACTCACCGATTAATGAACTGGGTAATTTCGCTCAGGAATATGCCGAGGCATTGTTTGATTCATTAAATCATCCTGTGCTGATTTGTGATCGGGATGAGGTGATTGCTGTTGCAGGGGAATCAAAAAAGGATTATCTTAACAAACATATCGGGCCGGAGCTTGAGAAAGCATTGGAAAACCGTACGACCCTCTTGGAAACAGATACATCAGCAGTGGAATTACTGGAAGACAAAGAAGAAGATATTCAATCCTATTGCTTGAGTCCGATTATTGCCAATGGAGATCCGATCGGCAGCGTTATCCTTTTCTCAAGAGAAGAAACGATCGGGGAAGTGGAAGAAAAATCTGTCGCCACTGCAGCAAGCTTCCTTGCCAAGCAAATGGAATAA
- a CDS encoding putative polysaccharide biosynthesis protein, whose amino-acid sequence MKAEQSQGLIKGALLLTVAGFIGKMLSAGYRIPLQNLTGDTGFYIYQQVYPILGVALMLALYGFPSAVSRLTAENDRELGSGSRAFYGRIWLALAILNGLFFIMLYGGAQFLAHMTGDPSLANGYRVTAFVFLLIPFTSLLRGVMQAHGNMVAIAGSQVTEQFARALIITFGAFLITQTSANLYDIVVIGAAAQITGAVLAIIVLVLFWRRDSAVYQTKAVASSLSGFYIFKVIAGFGLLAALNHMTLIVIQAVDMLTLVPHLEDYGLTKQNAMTAKGIIDRGQPLVQLGTVLGSSFALALVPTITKQGLKQEGPIRRALAFSFYLAGGATIGLVLIFPETNTLLYENGEGTGALRILGLALLLSSISITGVSILQSIGLMKWTGLLIVSAGIIKWIGNMAFVPMWGLKGSAAATVVALGLLTAAVLVLLYIKLPGLSYKGVIRWRAFSLAGSGMAGLLLAVKVLLPFSLITSRLVLTLYVTGLVGAGAVVYITILIKLRALDDDDISMLPFASKLMKLRKG is encoded by the coding sequence ATGAAAGCTGAACAATCTCAAGGCCTTATTAAAGGCGCACTGCTGCTGACAGTGGCTGGGTTTATTGGCAAGATGCTCAGTGCAGGCTACCGAATTCCCCTGCAAAACCTCACCGGTGACACCGGATTTTACATCTATCAGCAAGTGTATCCCATTCTTGGTGTGGCACTGATGCTCGCTCTTTACGGATTTCCTTCAGCTGTTTCAAGGCTTACTGCAGAAAACGATAGGGAACTTGGTTCCGGCAGTAGAGCATTTTACGGTCGCATCTGGCTGGCATTGGCTATTTTGAATGGTCTCTTTTTCATTATGTTATACGGAGGCGCACAGTTCCTTGCACATATGACCGGTGATCCAAGTCTTGCGAATGGGTACCGGGTGACCGCCTTTGTGTTTTTGCTGATCCCTTTTACATCGCTTCTTCGTGGGGTTATGCAAGCTCATGGGAATATGGTAGCTATCGCTGGTTCACAGGTGACAGAACAGTTTGCGAGAGCCCTGATCATTACATTCGGTGCTTTTCTCATCACCCAAACAAGCGCAAATCTTTATGATATTGTGGTCATCGGTGCGGCGGCTCAAATAACAGGCGCCGTCCTCGCTATCATCGTACTGGTCTTATTTTGGCGGAGAGATAGCGCTGTTTATCAAACAAAAGCCGTTGCTTCAAGCCTCTCAGGGTTTTACATATTTAAAGTGATTGCCGGGTTTGGTTTGCTGGCTGCACTTAACCATATGACATTGATTGTCATTCAGGCGGTGGATATGCTGACACTGGTACCGCACCTTGAAGATTATGGCCTTACGAAACAGAATGCGATGACAGCAAAAGGCATCATCGACCGGGGGCAGCCGCTCGTTCAGCTCGGTACTGTCCTGGGCTCTTCATTCGCCCTTGCGCTGGTTCCCACCATTACAAAGCAGGGCTTAAAACAAGAGGGTCCCATACGGCGTGCTTTGGCGTTTAGTTTTTATCTGGCAGGTGGCGCGACGATTGGTCTGGTACTGATTTTTCCGGAAACGAACACATTGCTGTATGAAAATGGCGAGGGGACTGGCGCGCTGCGAATACTGGGACTGGCTCTCCTGCTGAGTTCGATCTCAATAACAGGTGTATCGATTTTACAAAGTATCGGACTTATGAAATGGACCGGATTGTTAATTGTATCGGCAGGCATAATCAAGTGGATCGGGAACATGGCGTTTGTGCCGATGTGGGGCCTGAAAGGAAGCGCTGCTGCGACGGTCGTGGCACTCGGACTCCTGACTGCAGCGGTACTGGTGCTGCTTTACATCAAGCTTCCGGGGCTCTCTTATAAAGGTGTGATCAGATGGCGGGCTTTCAGTTTAGCAGGGTCCGGCATGGCCGGATTGCTTTTAGCTGTGAAGGTCCTGCTGCCATTCTCGCTCATCACCTCCCGTCTTGTTCTGACCCTTTACGTGACAGGGCTTGTGGGAGCGGGCGCAGTGGTTTATATCACCATCCTCATTAAGCTTAGAGCGCTTGACGATGATGACATCAGCATGCTTCCTTTTGCTTCAAAACTTATGAAACTCCGGAAAGGATGA
- the mazG gene encoding nucleoside triphosphate pyrophosphohydrolase, whose product MTHHIDIIGLGGGDLDQLPLGVYKQLKAENRPVYARTGEHPVIKTLEAEGVTFHTFDHIYESYDTFEEVYEAIVNELLQAGEKSRVIYAVPGHPMMAEKTVQLLKSHPDAAVTISGGQSFLDDLFTSLGIDPIDGFQLLDATGFKREDIKLGQGIIFAQVYDRMIASNVKLALLEELPADYIVTVVDGAGTSEEKVISKTLSDLDHENIFNNLTTVYIPPVPNALLNHTFSRLKNVIAELRGPDGCPWDRAQTHESLREHAIEEVYELIEAIDEQDDEGIVEELGDVLLQVMLHSQIGADNGFFTVDDVIKGLTDKMIHRHPHVFSDVQADTVEEVYQNWDQIKAEEKSATRKSLLDGIPQGLPALVHAYKLQKKAAKVGFDWDDETEIWDKLTEEMDEVKEAIQHESPTALEKELGDMLFVMVNLTRHIGFNPELALNTANTKFATRFRYIENKITEQHLNLQDVPLRQMDQYWDEAKTKEGE is encoded by the coding sequence ATGACGCATCACATCGATATTATTGGCCTTGGAGGAGGAGATCTTGACCAGCTGCCTCTTGGCGTCTATAAACAGTTGAAAGCCGAAAACCGGCCAGTCTACGCACGAACCGGAGAGCATCCAGTCATTAAAACGTTGGAAGCTGAGGGTGTAACATTCCATACCTTTGATCACATTTACGAATCATATGATACATTTGAAGAAGTCTATGAAGCCATTGTGAACGAACTGCTACAGGCGGGTGAAAAAAGCCGTGTGATCTATGCCGTGCCCGGTCACCCCATGATGGCAGAAAAAACCGTCCAGCTGTTAAAAAGCCATCCTGACGCTGCTGTCACAATCAGTGGTGGGCAAAGCTTTCTTGATGATCTATTTACATCACTCGGCATTGACCCTATTGACGGCTTTCAGCTGCTTGACGCGACCGGTTTTAAACGAGAGGACATCAAACTCGGTCAAGGGATCATTTTTGCTCAAGTGTATGACCGAATGATTGCTTCCAATGTTAAACTGGCGCTTCTGGAAGAGTTGCCGGCCGACTATATCGTTACGGTCGTCGATGGTGCAGGAACATCCGAGGAAAAAGTGATATCCAAAACCCTCAGCGACCTGGATCATGAGAACATCTTTAATAACCTGACAACGGTTTATATCCCGCCGGTTCCAAATGCTCTGCTGAATCACACCTTTTCACGTCTCAAAAACGTCATTGCGGAATTGCGCGGACCGGACGGCTGTCCTTGGGATAGAGCTCAGACACACGAATCGTTGAGAGAACATGCCATTGAAGAAGTGTATGAACTGATTGAAGCTATTGATGAGCAGGATGATGAGGGCATTGTAGAAGAGCTTGGAGATGTGCTTCTTCAGGTTATGCTCCATAGTCAGATTGGTGCGGACAACGGATTTTTCACAGTTGATGACGTAATCAAAGGGTTGACCGATAAAATGATACATCGTCATCCCCATGTTTTCTCAGACGTACAGGCAGATACCGTCGAAGAAGTCTATCAAAACTGGGACCAAATTAAAGCAGAAGAAAAAAGCGCCACCCGTAAGTCGTTGCTCGATGGGATACCACAGGGACTTCCGGCACTGGTCCATGCTTATAAGCTCCAGAAAAAAGCCGCTAAAGTTGGATTTGACTGGGATGACGAAACTGAAATTTGGGATAAACTGACTGAGGAAATGGATGAGGTTAAAGAAGCCATTCAACATGAAAGCCCGACAGCTCTCGAGAAAGAATTAGGAGATATGTTGTTTGTTATGGTTAATTTGACGCGTCACATTGGCTTTAATCCTGAGTTGGCTTTAAATACTGCTAACACCAAATTCGCAACCCGCTTTCGCTATATTGAAAATAAAATCACTGAACAACATTTAAATCTCCAGGATGTTCCGCTCCGACAGATGGATCAGTACTGGGATGAAGCTAAGACAAAGGAAGGGGAGTAA
- a CDS encoding RNA-binding S4 domain-containing protein, with amino-acid sequence MRLDKFLKVSRLIKRRTLAKDVAEQGRITINGQKAKASANVAVGDQVTIQFGQKLVTIEVTAMKEHVKKDEAEMLYKLIKEERLAE; translated from the coding sequence ATGCGTTTGGATAAATTTTTGAAAGTATCACGATTGATCAAGCGACGTACCTTGGCTAAAGATGTTGCAGAGCAGGGAAGGATCACAATAAATGGTCAAAAAGCCAAAGCATCTGCCAATGTAGCGGTCGGTGATCAGGTTACCATTCAATTTGGGCAGAAGCTCGTAACCATTGAAGTGACTGCTATGAAGGAACATGTGAAAAAAGACGAAGCAGAAATGTTGTATAAACTCATTAAAGAAGAAAGATTGGCTGAATAG
- the yabP gene encoding sporulation protein YabP encodes MNYYNKETTVPPRAEKEHHLKIINRKSIEITGVKEVDSFDNEEFLLETVMGYLIVRGQNLHLKNLDVAEGVVSIKGRIYELSYVDEHSQEKAKGFFSKLFR; translated from the coding sequence ATGAATTATTATAACAAGGAAACCACCGTTCCGCCACGTGCTGAAAAGGAACACCACTTAAAGATTATTAACAGAAAAAGCATTGAGATCACAGGGGTTAAAGAAGTCGACAGCTTTGATAATGAAGAGTTTCTTTTGGAGACGGTCATGGGTTATCTGATCGTGCGCGGACAAAACCTGCACTTGAAAAACCTTGATGTCGCTGAAGGTGTGGTCTCAATTAAAGGCCGGATCTACGAGTTGTCCTATGTGGACGAGCATTCACAGGAGAAAGCTAAAGGCTTCT